In one Neobacillus sp. CF12 genomic region, the following are encoded:
- a CDS encoding extracellular solute-binding protein, which translates to MSMLIAKKFLVAISLLTLFFGVLTGCSSNEGSILNTTNPKESTISILIDNQIEQDGIRAVAANIEEKYQIKTEIETRPSGVEGHQVMKTRLATGDMADLVFYNSGSLLQALNPEQYFVDLTNEPFMNNVYDSFKKSVMVNNKVFGLPFGNALAGGWLYNKKVYSDLGLAVPKTWDELIANSEKIKAAGKTAVIGTYKDDWTSQLIVLADNHNVISHNPTFAEDLTANKAKFATTPAALRSFEKLSEVYQKGFLNSNFLTTSYKDGVKMLVDGTGVQYPAVSGILSVINRDYPGEINDIGFFPQPGDSPDTYGMTVFTPAAIYVNNNTQNIGAAKKWLAYFASPEGVKTFLSKKIIVGPLAIKGMEVQPNIIPAVKDMLPYFESGNTTPALENLIPLKGPNLPQITTQVGSGQISAKTGAELYDQDVEKQAKELGLTGW; encoded by the coding sequence ATGAGTATGTTAATTGCTAAAAAATTTTTAGTTGCAATATCACTACTAACGCTATTTTTTGGCGTTTTGACAGGCTGCAGCAGTAACGAAGGAAGTATTTTAAACACAACCAACCCAAAAGAGAGTACCATTAGTATATTAATTGACAATCAAATTGAACAGGATGGAATTAGAGCGGTTGCGGCCAATATTGAAGAAAAATATCAAATTAAAACAGAAATAGAAACACGTCCGAGCGGAGTTGAAGGTCATCAAGTAATGAAAACCCGATTAGCGACAGGTGATATGGCTGATTTGGTTTTTTATAATTCCGGTTCGCTCTTACAGGCGCTTAACCCAGAACAATACTTTGTTGATTTAACGAATGAACCTTTTATGAATAATGTATATGACTCTTTTAAAAAATCAGTAATGGTTAACAACAAAGTATTTGGCCTTCCATTTGGGAATGCATTAGCTGGCGGATGGCTTTATAACAAAAAGGTATATAGTGATCTCGGTCTTGCTGTTCCAAAAACGTGGGATGAATTGATAGCAAATAGTGAAAAAATTAAGGCTGCTGGTAAAACGGCAGTGATAGGTACATACAAGGATGATTGGACCTCTCAGCTTATCGTTCTTGCGGATAACCATAATGTCATTTCTCATAACCCGACATTTGCTGAGGATTTAACTGCCAATAAAGCTAAATTTGCGACTACACCTGCAGCATTAAGAAGCTTTGAAAAATTATCAGAAGTATACCAAAAAGGTTTTTTAAATAGTAACTTCCTAACAACTTCCTATAAAGATGGGGTAAAAATGTTGGTAGATGGGACTGGTGTTCAGTATCCTGCAGTCTCAGGAATTCTGTCAGTAATTAACCGGGATTATCCTGGTGAAATTAATGATATTGGATTTTTTCCTCAGCCGGGAGACAGCCCTGACACATATGGAATGACAGTATTTACGCCAGCTGCCATTTATGTTAACAATAATACTCAGAATATAGGGGCTGCAAAAAAGTGGTTAGCCTATTTTGCATCACCAGAGGGAGTAAAAACCTTTCTTTCTAAGAAGATTATTGTCGGTCCACTGGCTATTAAAGGGATGGAGGTTCAACCAAATATCATACCTGCAGTGAAGGATATGCTTCCTTATTTTGAATCTGGAAACACCACTCCGGCACTCGAAAACTTGATCCCGTTAAAGGGACCAAATTTACCGCAAATAACCACACAAGTAGGAAGCGGGCAAATATCAGCTAAAACCGGTGCAGAATTATATGACCAAGACGTAGAAAAACAAGCAAAGGAACTCGGTTTAACGGGATGGTAG
- a CDS encoding response regulator: MLKAVIFDDEYIVLQGLQRMIDWSKYGIELVGTANNGYAAIDLVETHSPDIVFTDIRMPGMDGLQVVEKILAAAPEIICIVFSGFNEFEYVKKAIKLGVSDYLDKPITIPMMEETLKKIQEKVQKQKTVLSLEEKWEDSRNDLIEKATLDLLLQGVDAFPKWRNSFGEGEKDIVGITVLALSEKIKDLPNDASYLPVYVRNGEEHLLVIFHYDGDTTSLLKQLLYWPGENGISIGSGRTYQNLIDAPKSYKESLQALRYGHFLEQGGWTRFEEIGENPNLPGDLSELEESIIFYLRTGDKVGLFKQLNEFISKIQSQRLNPDLIESEILKLIYLGMEVAKETGEDISKISQGNYLPHIEIRMLNTKEKMFNWLKSQMEMIMDWFIQIRRDKKHEAVEKACVYIERNFSKDLTLQDVAEYVGMNPTYFSLLFKEEMKISYIKYLTKFRMERAKEFLQEGYKVADVSEKVGYHTYRHFSELFKKQVGVNPGQYRDSF; this comes from the coding sequence ATGTTAAAAGCAGTGATTTTTGATGATGAATACATTGTACTTCAAGGTTTACAAAGGATGATTGACTGGTCAAAATACGGAATAGAATTAGTAGGAACGGCTAATAATGGCTATGCTGCTATTGATCTTGTTGAAACCCACTCACCGGACATTGTTTTTACAGATATTCGAATGCCTGGAATGGACGGCTTACAGGTGGTGGAGAAGATTCTAGCCGCTGCACCTGAAATTATTTGTATCGTTTTTAGCGGTTTTAATGAATTTGAATATGTAAAAAAAGCGATAAAACTCGGTGTTTCAGATTATCTAGATAAGCCGATTACCATACCCATGATGGAGGAAACTCTTAAAAAGATCCAAGAAAAAGTTCAAAAACAGAAAACGGTTTTATCTCTTGAAGAAAAATGGGAGGATAGCCGTAACGATCTAATAGAAAAAGCCACTTTAGATTTACTCCTTCAAGGTGTGGATGCATTTCCTAAGTGGAGGAATAGTTTTGGTGAAGGAGAAAAGGATATTGTAGGAATTACTGTCCTTGCGCTATCAGAGAAAATTAAAGATTTGCCAAATGACGCCTCTTATCTCCCGGTATATGTTCGAAATGGAGAAGAACATTTACTAGTTATCTTTCATTATGATGGGGATACCACATCCCTTTTGAAGCAATTATTGTATTGGCCAGGTGAAAATGGGATCTCGATAGGTTCGGGGCGTACCTATCAGAACCTTATTGATGCACCCAAAAGCTATAAAGAATCACTGCAGGCATTAAGGTATGGACACTTTTTAGAACAGGGAGGATGGACACGATTTGAGGAAATTGGAGAGAATCCAAATCTACCTGGTGATCTATCTGAACTGGAAGAATCTATCATATTCTATTTGCGTACAGGTGATAAAGTTGGGCTATTTAAGCAGCTAAATGAATTTATTAGTAAAATCCAATCCCAGCGCTTGAATCCAGACTTGATTGAGAGTGAAATTTTAAAATTAATTTATCTTGGAATGGAAGTAGCGAAAGAAACAGGGGAAGATATTTCAAAAATCAGTCAGGGAAATTACTTGCCTCATATCGAAATTAGGATGCTGAATACAAAGGAGAAAATGTTCAATTGGCTCAAGAGTCAAATGGAAATGATTATGGATTGGTTCATCCAGATTAGACGTGATAAGAAGCATGAAGCAGTAGAGAAAGCTTGTGTATATATAGAAAGAAACTTTTCTAAGGATTTGACTTTACAGGATGTTGCGGAGTATGTAGGGATGAATCCTACCTATTTTAGCCTACTCTTTAAGGAAGAAATGAAGATTTCTTATATCAAATATTTAACTAAGTTTCGGATGGAACGTGCGAAGGAGTTTTTACAGGAAGGGTATAAAGTAGCCGATGTAAGTGAAAAAGTAGGATACCATACGTACCGACATTTCTCGGAATTATTTAAGAAACAGGTTGGAGTAAATCCTGGTCAATATCGAGATTCCTTTTAA
- a CDS encoding histidine kinase: MREIFRRVRNHFHSDKIRYKYFFIMICLSIFPLILLGVISFNIAKNTLVQNQLETTGNNLQSYSEVTDLLFRNIINMERVISWSTSVRQELVDSAAFSEIGKNVLDENTTKRMQDLISSYFIDTEDIDSVCLFDVQFRPVCYGNHNSIGNYDTSHIYKDISNSDWYKKSVHAQGRPIFFSYNVLAKTEDDTTFSSIKLLRDPQNVFDPKQIGILVVNIKKSMFARVINDDSESVIAVIDSSKNEVNTVFSNPSTLDYDLSKEKNIQTTFQKLQQQGYLISSYTNQTTGWTFANITKEKDLLKQSNKIGIITASISSIIAFLALLISFILSGKVAKPWVQLKRMTIDWAKGLWGSGDDHETDTIGAIGETFQRITVENKELNQRLIHSQLKEREAELRALQAQIKPHFLYNTLDSIYWMAILQNNREIAEIAVALSESFKLSLNNGEDKIPIAKELEHIHHYLTIQNLRYKDRFRYIEDVDPELLTKPILKLLLQPFVENAIYHGLEPKFGEGCIELKGRISDEWILFTICDDGVGIEDLSVTENGYGLKNVRERLMLFYGEDSSLTVTSKVNEGTCIEIKFRDVRGE, translated from the coding sequence ATGAGAGAAATATTCAGAAGAGTCAGAAACCATTTTCACAGTGATAAGATTAGATATAAGTATTTTTTTATCATGATTTGTTTATCTATATTTCCACTTATTTTGCTAGGAGTTATTTCATTCAATATTGCCAAAAATACACTTGTTCAAAATCAGTTGGAAACGACCGGAAATAATCTTCAATCATATAGTGAGGTGACTGATCTATTATTTCGAAACATAATCAATATGGAACGTGTTATTTCTTGGAGCACTAGTGTACGCCAGGAATTGGTGGACAGCGCTGCTTTTTCAGAGATAGGGAAGAATGTCTTAGACGAGAATACAACAAAACGTATGCAAGATTTAATTTCCAGTTATTTTATTGATACAGAAGATATTGATTCCGTTTGTTTATTTGATGTTCAGTTTCGTCCTGTTTGTTACGGCAATCATAATAGTATTGGAAACTATGATACAAGTCATATATACAAGGATATTTCAAATTCGGATTGGTATAAAAAGAGTGTTCATGCACAAGGCAGACCGATATTCTTCAGTTATAATGTACTTGCGAAGACAGAGGATGATACTACGTTTTCATCGATAAAATTGTTACGTGACCCACAAAATGTCTTCGATCCAAAGCAGATTGGCATACTAGTTGTTAATATTAAAAAATCAATGTTTGCTAGAGTCATAAATGATGATAGTGAAAGTGTTATTGCGGTAATCGATTCTTCAAAGAATGAAGTAAATACAGTTTTTAGTAATCCTTCTACGTTGGATTACGATTTGAGTAAAGAGAAAAACATTCAGACAACCTTTCAAAAATTACAACAGCAAGGTTATCTAATTAGCAGCTATACCAACCAAACCACTGGTTGGACTTTTGCGAATATAACAAAAGAGAAGGACCTGCTAAAGCAGTCTAATAAAATTGGAATTATCACTGCTAGTATTTCTTCCATTATTGCTTTTTTGGCGCTATTAATCTCTTTCATTCTATCTGGAAAAGTTGCAAAACCATGGGTGCAGTTAAAGAGAATGACGATAGACTGGGCCAAAGGTCTGTGGGGGTCAGGAGACGATCATGAGACTGATACCATAGGAGCAATCGGGGAAACATTCCAAAGAATAACGGTTGAAAATAAAGAGTTAAATCAGCGACTTATTCATTCACAGTTAAAGGAGAGAGAGGCAGAACTTCGTGCCTTGCAAGCTCAAATAAAACCACATTTTTTATACAATACGTTGGACTCTATTTATTGGATGGCAATCTTGCAAAACAACCGTGAAATCGCTGAAATTGCGGTGGCCTTATCGGAAAGCTTTAAATTAAGTCTAAATAATGGAGAAGATAAGATTCCTATCGCAAAGGAATTGGAACATATCCACCACTATTTGACGATCCAAAATCTCCGATACAAGGACCGTTTTCGGTATATCGAAGATGTAGATCCAGAATTGCTAACTAAACCGATTCTTAAACTTCTGCTCCAGCCATTTGTAGAAAACGCAATCTATCATGGTCTAGAGCCAAAATTTGGGGAAGGTTGTATTGAGTTAAAAGGGAGAATATCTGATGAATGGATTCTTTTCACAATCTGTGATGATGGTGTCGGAATAGAAGATCTGAGTGTTACTGAAAATGGTTATGGGCTGAAAAACGTTCGTGAAAGACTCATGTTATTTTATGGAGAAGATAGTTCGCTAACTGTAACTAGCAAGGTAAATGAGGGAACATGTATAGAAATTAAATTTCGCGATGTTCGGGGGGAGTAG
- a CDS encoding glycoside hydrolase family 3 C-terminal domain-containing protein produces MKKSHLFALGKRTLSVMLVTTLTAGLVNFHAPAKQAEESIVFKKQVGGVFDGMPLFDGEPEHLDEFVDTYFEYTGLEGPAVYATGSRNHYTLQRGPNAGKVIPGALSAADNVQGISTDFPALVGMGQTWNKDLLSDIGKVMGSEKISTLKVKQGESNIHGGANASATVAFTVVSDMRINPLSGRFDEGFSEDAHMAAEMIDGMAAGLSGTDQEKSDDGFWMRAAVGTKHFSVYNAQWFRQSANNSAGARSIFEYQTRSPLKALSTGSVAGVMTSFGRTNGIPNIFSPYQIHANNFSKYGVYSSPDFNGDQLVFQANMQGNGYDTQYATDRTNATILMILAKANAGRPGPSIPNALADVAAVVGAVEQGRYGITKEDLIEAARPHMNQLVRVGVFNEVDENGIPKNYPFAQEAKDVRAVPATFNAPEHQEVALRAAQESIVLLKNDGTLPLEKNKKAAVSGVYADSRFKTTYSVGTTPQIENSGISPLSAIIKANGANNVSYDPAVKVIALKSKLNGQTVTADVNAPNVTNGSQLVTTSESLDVNNPAHLFEVYNWGQEGYSLRSVKNGRWLTSPNAANSAIENTNNTALNLTNNDWDLAQMVGQTSAIPPTIRVEKNEDQSLSLIASGFRTGFGGDFTNWYYSNGRFITTGSDGKLKTSAAPLGNKVNAANRNDVVKYEQTVVKEVGAQAVKQAETDDYAVVFVGAIPRHSAGEGNDRSDLNMSTADYELVEKVSAAFAAKGKKTVVVVKTSFPVGMERIQNNPNVSAIVYQPYGGQYDSIALTQVLYGDYAPTGRLSSTWYADMSAFPAISKYSIPEGNTTIGLADIDPRFEVDMTNADPIEQKLTYMYTNAKVTYPFGYGLSYSNFTYSDFAAPVSTNGQESFVVTVKVKNTGKVNTSEVVQLYAKNKKSVYGTYAPQKQLVAFEKVSLAAGETKTVTLSVDPKDLAIWDVNKGDFIVEEGSYKLMVGASSNDIKAEKEIAITGDSLSALPANKPFNVFDHSFASNEVVYHEVSKQRTAESLKAEKVVGGYHAVRSKGNGSWVALPKVVLTGSKKVTASVASDMAGGKITLHADSVNSAPIAEINVPTTGKNTYTIQNAGVTVNELGYTEVTVDLGKNAPKGQHTIYVKFHAPDLRIDSLAFKVK; encoded by the coding sequence ATGAAGAAATCCCACCTCTTTGCGCTGGGAAAAAGAACACTATCCGTCATGCTTGTTACTACGCTTACAGCAGGGTTGGTTAACTTCCATGCTCCGGCAAAACAAGCTGAGGAGAGCATCGTCTTTAAAAAACAAGTTGGCGGTGTATTTGATGGCATGCCGTTATTTGACGGTGAGCCTGAGCATTTGGATGAGTTTGTTGACACCTACTTTGAATACACAGGCTTAGAAGGACCAGCAGTTTATGCAACCGGTTCAAGGAATCATTACACTTTACAGCGCGGGCCAAATGCTGGAAAAGTTATACCAGGTGCTCTTTCAGCAGCTGATAACGTTCAAGGAATTTCTACAGACTTTCCTGCATTAGTAGGGATGGGTCAAACTTGGAACAAAGATCTTCTATCTGATATCGGAAAAGTAATGGGAAGCGAAAAAATCAGTACTCTCAAAGTAAAACAAGGAGAATCGAACATTCATGGCGGTGCCAATGCTTCGGCAACCGTTGCCTTCACGGTTGTAAGTGATATGCGGATTAATCCATTGAGCGGAAGATTTGACGAGGGATTCTCGGAAGATGCTCATATGGCTGCTGAGATGATTGACGGGATGGCAGCTGGCCTTAGTGGAACGGATCAAGAAAAGAGTGACGATGGGTTCTGGATGCGTGCAGCTGTAGGAACAAAACACTTCTCCGTATATAACGCACAGTGGTTCCGCCAAAGTGCGAATAATAGTGCAGGTGCACGTTCGATTTTTGAATATCAAACACGCAGTCCTTTGAAAGCGCTTAGCACCGGTTCGGTTGCGGGAGTAATGACATCATTTGGCCGTACGAACGGTATACCTAACATCTTTTCTCCGTATCAAATTCATGCTAATAATTTCTCGAAATATGGAGTTTACAGTTCTCCGGACTTTAATGGAGACCAACTCGTCTTTCAAGCAAATATGCAAGGGAATGGCTATGACACCCAATATGCAACAGATAGGACTAATGCTACAATCTTAATGATTTTGGCTAAGGCAAACGCTGGTCGCCCAGGACCTAGTATTCCGAATGCCTTGGCAGATGTTGCGGCTGTAGTGGGTGCAGTTGAACAGGGAAGATATGGTATTACCAAGGAAGATCTGATTGAGGCAGCTCGTCCGCATATGAACCAATTGGTTCGTGTGGGTGTCTTTAATGAAGTAGATGAAAATGGAATTCCAAAGAATTATCCTTTTGCACAAGAAGCGAAGGATGTAAGAGCTGTACCTGCCACTTTCAATGCGCCTGAACATCAGGAAGTAGCCTTGCGTGCAGCCCAGGAAAGTATTGTGCTGCTCAAGAATGATGGCACGCTGCCACTTGAGAAAAACAAAAAGGCTGCGGTTTCTGGTGTGTATGCAGATTCAAGATTCAAAACTACCTACTCGGTAGGAACAACGCCACAAATTGAAAACTCTGGAATCTCTCCATTGTCGGCGATTATTAAAGCAAATGGGGCCAACAATGTTTCGTACGACCCTGCAGTTAAAGTGATTGCATTAAAATCAAAACTGAACGGCCAAACCGTCACTGCTGATGTTAATGCTCCTAACGTTACGAATGGTTCTCAACTAGTAACGACTTCCGAATCTTTAGATGTAAATAACCCTGCGCATTTATTCGAAGTATATAATTGGGGACAGGAAGGGTACAGCTTACGTTCAGTAAAGAACGGGCGTTGGTTAACATCCCCTAATGCAGCTAATTCGGCTATCGAAAATACTAATAATACTGCATTAAATTTGACCAATAATGACTGGGATCTTGCACAGATGGTTGGACAAACCAGTGCAATTCCGCCAACCATTCGTGTAGAGAAAAATGAAGATCAATCACTGTCACTGATTGCCAGCGGATTCCGGACAGGATTTGGCGGTGATTTCACCAATTGGTATTATTCAAATGGGCGCTTTATTACAACGGGTTCTGATGGGAAATTGAAAACATCTGCGGCTCCACTTGGTAATAAAGTAAACGCCGCTAACCGCAATGATGTTGTGAAATATGAACAAACAGTTGTTAAAGAAGTTGGCGCGCAAGCAGTCAAGCAGGCAGAAACAGACGATTATGCAGTTGTTTTCGTCGGAGCCATCCCACGCCACAGTGCAGGGGAAGGTAACGACCGCTCTGACTTGAATATGAGTACTGCAGACTACGAGCTAGTTGAGAAAGTCTCTGCTGCCTTTGCGGCAAAAGGGAAAAAGACGGTTGTCGTGGTAAAAACCAGCTTCCCTGTTGGCATGGAAAGGATCCAAAACAATCCGAACGTATCTGCTATAGTCTACCAGCCATATGGCGGACAGTATGATAGCATAGCACTAACTCAAGTTCTATATGGTGACTATGCACCAACAGGCCGATTATCTTCCACATGGTATGCAGATATGTCTGCATTCCCAGCAATTAGTAAATACTCAATACCTGAGGGGAATACAACCATTGGTCTTGCAGATATTGACCCGCGTTTTGAAGTGGATATGACGAATGCAGACCCTATTGAACAAAAGTTGACTTACATGTACACAAATGCGAAGGTTACTTATCCGTTTGGATATGGTCTTTCTTACAGCAACTTCACATACAGTGATTTTGCTGCACCGGTAAGTACTAACGGACAGGAATCATTCGTTGTTACGGTAAAAGTTAAAAATACCGGGAAAGTAAACACATCCGAAGTTGTTCAGCTATATGCAAAAAATAAAAAATCAGTTTATGGCACTTATGCTCCACAAAAGCAGCTGGTTGCATTTGAAAAAGTTTCCCTCGCTGCAGGTGAAACAAAAACAGTGACACTTTCTGTGGATCCTAAAGATTTAGCCATCTGGGATGTCAATAAAGGTGATTTCATTGTTGAGGAAGGTAGCTATAAGCTTATGGTAGGTGCTTCATCAAATGATATCAAAGCGGAGAAGGAAATTGCGATTACTGGTGACTCACTGTCTGCACTTCCTGCAAATAAACCATTTAACGTGTTCGACCATTCATTCGCTTCTAATGAAGTAGTGTATCACGAGGTCTCTAAGCAACGAACAGCAGAAAGTTTAAAGGCGGAAAAGGTTGTAGGCGGATATCACGCTGTCCGTTCGAAAGGAAATGGATCTTGGGTAGCATTGCCAAAAGTAGTTCTGACAGGTTCCAAAAAGGTAACAGCGTCGGTTGCAAGTGATATGGCTGGCGGCAAAATTACCTTACATGCAGATTCTGTAAATAGTGCACCTATTGCAGAAATCAATGTTCCTACTACGGGAAAGAACACGTATACCATTCAAAATGCCGGGGTAACCGTAAACGAGTTAGGGTACACGGAGGTTACGGTCGACTTGGGTAAAAATGCACCAAAAGGACAGCATACGATCTATGTGAAATTCCACGCACCTGACCTTAGAATTGATAGCCTTGCTTTTAAGGTAAAGTAA
- a CDS encoding sugar hydrolase, producing MSIQKLQNHVIVRNERFIELAENLKPHLNETIVEPTAIVEIKSNKEVIHGWKSERIAPASTLAENQYGKGDSVNLDFGDHQVGYLSIKIRPEGSPPDAPLKLKLTIGEMPVEVVEPFENYNGWLSSSWLQEETIYVDVLPTEITLPRRYSFRYVKLEVLDTSPKYRVVFEKVECCAVTSANINDIQTISHQDKELQRMDEISIKTLADCMQDVFEDGPKRDRRLWLGDLRLQALANYETFKNNDLVKRCLFLFAGVPDDKGKVPANVFVAPKLMADDTYLFDYSLFFASTLHDYYFATNDLKTLQELWPTAYKQVEHALERLDENHILKDSADWWSFIDWQDGLNKQTPSQAILIYTTKQVIRLAQELNAPESDLLKVSIEKMENAAKTHLWDEQQQFFISGSDRQVSWASQIWMVLAGVFTKEDNQKLMNHLLKVKPEVGIATPNMYHHLVEALLVSGEKEQAVTELKTYWGGMIQDGADTFWELYDPNNKDFSPYGSHLINSYCHAWSCTPTYLIRKYDL from the coding sequence ATGAGCATTCAAAAGCTACAAAATCATGTAATTGTACGAAATGAGCGATTTATTGAACTAGCGGAAAATTTAAAGCCTCATCTTAATGAAACGATTGTGGAACCAACAGCAATTGTAGAAATAAAAAGCAATAAAGAAGTAATTCATGGCTGGAAGTCAGAACGTATTGCTCCTGCCTCCACTCTAGCCGAAAATCAATATGGCAAAGGTGATTCAGTAAATCTTGATTTTGGCGATCACCAGGTTGGGTATCTTTCCATAAAAATTCGACCAGAGGGCAGTCCACCAGATGCACCTCTCAAATTAAAGTTGACAATAGGTGAAATGCCGGTTGAAGTCGTGGAACCGTTTGAAAACTATAATGGTTGGCTTAGCAGTTCATGGCTACAGGAAGAAACAATTTATGTGGATGTACTGCCAACAGAAATTACCTTGCCGCGAAGATACAGTTTCAGGTATGTCAAACTAGAGGTACTCGATACATCACCTAAATACCGTGTTGTCTTTGAAAAGGTAGAATGCTGTGCTGTGACATCTGCTAATATAAATGACATCCAAACGATTTCCCACCAAGATAAAGAACTTCAAAGAATGGATGAAATTAGTATTAAAACACTAGCAGATTGTATGCAGGATGTCTTTGAAGATGGACCGAAACGAGACCGCAGACTCTGGTTAGGCGATTTGCGACTTCAAGCATTAGCAAACTATGAAACCTTCAAAAACAATGATCTTGTCAAACGTTGTTTATTTCTTTTTGCAGGTGTTCCTGATGACAAAGGAAAAGTTCCTGCTAATGTTTTTGTTGCGCCAAAACTCATGGCAGACGATACTTATCTATTCGATTATTCCTTGTTCTTTGCTTCCACATTACATGATTACTATTTTGCTACAAATGATTTAAAGACTTTACAAGAACTTTGGCCGACAGCTTATAAGCAGGTAGAACATGCACTGGAACGACTAGATGAAAATCATATTTTAAAGGATTCTGCCGACTGGTGGTCATTCATCGATTGGCAGGATGGATTAAATAAACAAACTCCTTCTCAAGCAATATTAATTTACACAACGAAACAGGTCATTCGTCTTGCCCAAGAATTAAATGCACCTGAAAGTGATCTTTTGAAAGTCAGTATAGAAAAAATGGAGAATGCTGCCAAAACCCATTTGTGGGATGAACAGCAGCAATTCTTTATTAGTGGTTCAGACCGCCAAGTTTCGTGGGCAAGTCAAATTTGGATGGTGCTTGCAGGTGTTTTCACTAAGGAAGACAACCAGAAACTTATGAATCATTTGTTAAAAGTAAAGCCTGAAGTTGGAATTGCGACCCCAAACATGTACCATCATCTCGTAGAAGCACTTCTCGTTTCGGGAGAGAAAGAGCAGGCAGTAACAGAATTAAAAACGTACTGGGGCGGAATGATTCAAGATGGTGCCGATACATTTTGGGAATTGTATGATCCAAATAACAAAGATTTTTCACCATATGGAAGCCATTTAATCAATAGCTATTGTCATGCCTGGAGCTGCACGCCAACCTATTTAATAAGAAAATATGATTTGTAG
- the yiaA gene encoding inner membrane protein YiaA, whose translation MSNENEVLFDKGKHKDSKLKVERKEGEPTPAFIGASWAALLVGVAAYLIGLFNASMQLNEKGYYFSVLIFGLYAAVSLQKAVRDKDEGIPVTNIYYGISWLALIIAISLMGIGLYNAGSIDLSEKGFYGMSFVLSLFAAITVQKNIRDTQRARERD comes from the coding sequence ATGTCTAATGAAAATGAGGTTTTATTTGATAAAGGAAAACATAAGGATTCAAAGTTGAAAGTGGAAAGAAAAGAAGGAGAACCGACTCCAGCCTTTATCGGGGCTTCTTGGGCGGCGTTATTGGTAGGAGTTGCGGCTTATCTGATTGGCTTATTTAACGCTTCGATGCAGCTGAACGAAAAAGGATATTACTTTTCGGTTTTAATATTCGGGCTCTATGCTGCGGTATCTTTACAAAAAGCGGTAAGAGATAAAGATGAGGGAATACCAGTGACGAATATTTATTATGGGATTAGTTGGTTGGCACTTATAATCGCTATTTCATTAATGGGTATCGGTTTATACAATGCAGGAAGTATTGATTTAAGTGAAAAGGGATTTTATGGGATGTCCTTTGTTCTTAGTTTATTTGCTGCGATAACGGTTCAAAAAAATATTAGAGATACACAGCGGGCACGAGAAAGAGATTGA